From Streptomyces cyaneogriseus subsp. noncyanogenus, the proteins below share one genomic window:
- a CDS encoding MAB_1171c family putative transporter codes for MNPDFHIPYIVPTALLAVALAFKLPTLVRASRDPDVRATTILLTCATAVLVVITPVNIHRLNVWTGIPNIAAPWAYSFLTAFCATGLTMIMRWREPPSERRRRRIIAIYWIYAGVIVALWATFLLADVPEPRIYDLDTYYATTPWMREHTLLYVLAHMVSSLVAASMLWKWYPEVTNRWLTCGVVFLQAGYASGLLFDVGKLIAVLARWTGNDLDWLSTQAAPPFALLEAILVALGFLVPQAGPFLHAWGRDQREHIRLRSLWRAVRVIEPAAATARLGWWAPLDLRLMQRRQRIHDALRLLAPYFDARRIRAPVRPGGRPLPRAEGAGSRGRPRPPGRHRRLPQQNTARHQRPAADRPRRHRPHRRRRTGATPPPPPGQCPSPGNHHRKHDCACLT; via the coding sequence ATGAACCCCGACTTCCACATCCCCTATATCGTCCCGACCGCCTTACTGGCCGTCGCCCTGGCGTTCAAATTACCCACGCTCGTACGGGCCTCGCGCGACCCGGACGTACGGGCGACCACGATCCTCCTGACCTGCGCCACGGCCGTCCTGGTCGTCATCACCCCGGTCAACATCCACCGCCTCAACGTGTGGACCGGGATCCCGAACATCGCCGCACCCTGGGCGTACTCGTTCCTCACCGCGTTCTGCGCCACCGGCCTGACGATGATCATGCGCTGGAGGGAGCCCCCCTCCGAGCGCCGCCGCCGACGGATCATCGCCATCTACTGGATCTACGCGGGCGTCATCGTCGCGCTCTGGGCGACGTTCCTTCTGGCGGATGTGCCCGAGCCACGCATCTACGACCTCGACACCTACTACGCGACCACCCCGTGGATGCGCGAGCACACCCTGCTCTACGTCCTCGCTCACATGGTGTCGTCCCTGGTCGCCGCCTCCATGCTCTGGAAGTGGTACCCAGAGGTCACCAACCGGTGGCTCACGTGCGGCGTCGTCTTCCTCCAGGCCGGATACGCGTCAGGTCTCCTCTTCGACGTGGGCAAGCTGATCGCGGTCCTGGCCCGCTGGACCGGCAACGACCTCGACTGGCTCAGCACCCAGGCCGCACCGCCCTTCGCACTCCTCGAAGCCATCCTCGTCGCCCTGGGCTTCCTGGTCCCCCAGGCCGGGCCCTTCCTCCACGCCTGGGGCCGGGACCAGCGCGAGCACATACGGCTGCGCTCCCTGTGGCGAGCCGTCCGCGTCATCGAGCCGGCCGCCGCAACCGCCCGGCTCGGCTGGTGGGCGCCGCTGGACCTGCGCCTCATGCAACGCCGGCAGCGCATCCACGACGCCCTCCGCCTGCTCGCCCCGTACTTCGACGCCCGCCGCATACGAGCGCCTGTACGACCTGGCGGCCGCCCGCTACCCCGAGCCGAAGGCGCGGGGAGTCGCGGGCGCCCTCGCCCTCCAGGACGCCACCGACGCCTACCGCAGCAGAACACCGCACGACACCAGCGACCAGCCGCAGATCGGCCCCGGCGTCACCGACCACATCGACGACGTCGCACGGGCGCTACGCCGCCCCCGCCTCCTGGACAGTGTCCGTCACCGGGCAACCACCACAGAAAGCACGACTGCGCATGCCTGACATAA
- a CDS encoding FAD-dependent oxidoreductase, with amino-acid sequence MPDITSTGRPTAIVIGASAAGLFAATALAEFADVTLIERDTLPQGAEPRRGVPQAKHAHLVWSGGVTAFDELLPGAVDDVVDAGGRLVPIMGNMVSRAPNEVWFRRFTSTHHRNLVSSRDLLDAALRRRALAHDHITLRQDTTVLNLEGDATRVTGIRIRTGEDEAALTADLIVDASGRGSRTPQWLEDLGLPRVTERQVDAGVTYATRHYRAPGTTADSDFPLVNVQANPAKAPGQGGIILPVENGRWIVTLAGTRGGEPTSDPDAFLDFALNLGDPIIGELLKNADPLSDVATTHSTANHRRYYEKLSRWPDGFTVLGDAIAGYNPVYGHGLTVAAQCALAVRNTLRSTPLTAPGTARRLQRAAARPVSTAWDLAVGQDAFYPGATSDPPTIAERYLAKFVDQAVATGARNPRALGALLDVMSMEKPPTRLFSPDMLIPMILGPRRPFLPAPPLTEAERAAASA; translated from the coding sequence ATGCCTGACATAACCTCCACCGGCCGGCCCACCGCCATCGTCATCGGCGCCAGCGCCGCCGGCCTCTTCGCGGCGACCGCCCTCGCCGAGTTCGCCGACGTCACCCTCATCGAACGCGACACCCTTCCCCAGGGAGCAGAGCCCCGCCGCGGCGTCCCCCAGGCCAAGCACGCGCACCTCGTGTGGAGCGGAGGCGTCACCGCCTTCGACGAACTCCTGCCCGGCGCCGTCGACGACGTCGTCGACGCAGGCGGCCGACTGGTCCCCATCATGGGCAACATGGTCTCCCGCGCCCCCAACGAGGTGTGGTTCCGCAGGTTTACATCAACCCACCACCGCAACCTCGTGTCCTCCCGCGACCTCCTCGACGCGGCGCTGCGACGCCGGGCGCTCGCCCACGACCACATCACCCTCCGCCAGGACACCACCGTCCTGAACCTGGAGGGAGACGCCACCCGCGTCACCGGTATCCGCATCCGCACCGGCGAAGACGAAGCCGCACTCACCGCGGACCTCATCGTCGACGCCTCCGGCCGTGGCTCCCGTACCCCCCAGTGGCTCGAAGACCTCGGCCTGCCCCGCGTCACCGAGCGCCAGGTCGACGCCGGCGTCACCTACGCCACCCGCCACTACCGGGCGCCGGGCACCACCGCCGACAGCGACTTCCCACTCGTCAACGTCCAAGCCAACCCCGCCAAAGCCCCCGGCCAGGGCGGCATCATCCTGCCCGTGGAGAACGGCCGCTGGATCGTCACCCTCGCCGGCACCCGCGGCGGCGAACCCACCAGCGACCCCGACGCCTTCCTGGACTTCGCCCTCAACCTGGGCGACCCCATCATCGGGGAACTCCTGAAGAACGCCGACCCGCTCAGCGACGTCGCCACCACCCACAGCACGGCCAACCACCGCCGCTACTACGAAAAGCTCAGCCGCTGGCCCGACGGATTCACCGTCCTCGGCGACGCCATCGCCGGGTACAACCCGGTATACGGACACGGCCTCACCGTCGCCGCCCAGTGCGCCCTCGCGGTGCGCAACACCTTGCGCTCCACCCCGCTGACAGCCCCGGGCACCGCACGCCGACTCCAGCGGGCAGCAGCCCGCCCCGTCTCCACCGCCTGGGACCTGGCCGTCGGCCAAGACGCGTTCTACCCGGGCGCCACCAGCGACCCGCCCACCATCGCCGAGCGGTATCTGGCGAAGTTCGTCGACCAGGCGGTTGCCACCGGCGCCCGCAACCCGCGCGCGCTCGGCGCCCTGCTGGACGTGATGAGCATGGAGAAGCCGCCCACGCGTCTGTTCTCTCCCGACATGCTGATCCCCATGATCCTGGGCCCCAGGCGGCCGTTCCTGCCGGCGCCGCCCCTCACAGAGGCCGAGCGAGCAGCCGCGTCTGCCTGA
- a CDS encoding DUF6343 family protein — translation MRTGSEPVTARSALRARFWLCAWGVAWTVFGTVVFVLIAHPGWAAVCGALWLIITIDLLLVVRHIRQGPHWQPGRSVPPYRPPDGPP, via the coding sequence ATGCGTACGGGCAGTGAACCGGTGACCGCGCGCAGTGCGCTGCGGGCGCGGTTCTGGCTGTGCGCGTGGGGCGTGGCCTGGACGGTCTTCGGCACGGTGGTGTTCGTCCTCATCGCGCACCCCGGCTGGGCGGCGGTCTGCGGGGCGCTGTGGCTGATCATCACGATCGACCTGCTCCTCGTCGTCCGGCACATCCGCCAGGGTCCGCACTGGCAGCCGGGCCGGAGCGTCCCGCCGTACCGGCCGCCGGACGGCCCGCCCTGA
- a CDS encoding tetratricopeptide repeat protein encodes MPETSGSTGRTPETHVIDFRAAEQLLEARDPRGAVKLLDKVIAEHPENTAARLLRARAFFAAAQLRPAELEFTVVLEREPDNAFAHFALARTYERQGRPVQARRHFRLAAALDPNPQYLQRADFDT; translated from the coding sequence GTGCCCGAGACCAGTGGATCCACCGGACGTACTCCGGAGACGCACGTCATCGACTTCCGTGCCGCCGAGCAACTCCTCGAGGCGCGGGACCCGCGGGGCGCGGTGAAGCTGCTCGACAAGGTCATCGCCGAGCATCCCGAGAACACCGCGGCGCGGCTGCTGCGCGCGCGTGCCTTCTTCGCGGCGGCGCAACTGCGCCCCGCCGAGCTGGAGTTCACCGTCGTTCTGGAGCGCGAGCCGGACAACGCCTTCGCGCACTTCGCCCTCGCCCGCACCTACGAGCGCCAGGGACGGCCCGTCCAGGCCAGACGCCACTTCCGCCTGGCGGCGGCCCTCGACCCCAACCCGCAGTACCTGCAACGGGCGGACTTCGACACCTGA
- the coaE gene encoding dephospho-CoA kinase yields MLSVGLTGGIGAGKSEVSRLLVECGAVLIDADRIAREVVEPGTPGLEAVVAAFGEEVLAEDGGLDRPRLGSLVFADPEKLAVLNSIVHPLVGARSRELEAAAAEDAVVVHDVPLLTENGLAPLYDVVVVVDADPATQLDRLVRLRGMSEQDARARMAAQATREQRREIADIVIDNDVPLEELRRRVKDVWAELTRRAHTSARPPRLPQE; encoded by the coding sequence ATGCTGTCCGTGGGCCTGACCGGCGGGATCGGCGCCGGCAAGAGCGAGGTGTCACGGCTGCTCGTCGAGTGCGGGGCCGTGCTGATCGACGCCGACCGCATCGCGCGCGAGGTGGTCGAGCCCGGCACGCCCGGGCTGGAGGCGGTCGTGGCGGCCTTCGGCGAGGAGGTGCTCGCCGAGGACGGCGGCCTGGACCGGCCGCGGCTCGGCTCCCTCGTCTTCGCCGACCCCGAGAAGCTGGCCGTCCTCAACTCGATCGTGCACCCCCTGGTCGGCGCCCGCTCCCGCGAACTGGAAGCGGCCGCCGCCGAGGACGCCGTCGTCGTCCACGACGTCCCCCTCCTCACGGAGAACGGCCTGGCCCCGCTGTACGACGTCGTGGTCGTGGTCGACGCCGACCCCGCCACCCAGCTCGACCGGCTGGTGCGTCTGCGCGGCATGAGCGAGCAGGACGCCCGCGCGCGCATGGCCGCCCAGGCCACCCGCGAGCAGCGCCGGGAGATCGCGGACATCGTCATCGACAACGACGTACCGCTGGAGGAGCTGCGGCGCAGGGTGAAGGACGTGTGGGCCGAGCTGACCCGCAGGGCGCACACGTCCGCCCGCCCGCCCCGGCTCCCGCAGGAATAG
- a CDS encoding PAC2 family protein produces the protein MLDPQGLYAWEPKGLAVVDMALAQESAGLVMLYHFDGYIDAGETGDQIVDRLLDSLPHQVVARFDHDRLVDYRARRPLLTFKRDRWTDYEDPALEVRIVQDATGAPFLLLSGPEPDVEWERFAAAVRQIVERLGVRLSVNFHGIPMGVPHTRPVGLTPHGNRTDLVPGHRSPFEEAQVPGSAESLVEYRLMQAGHDVLGVAAHVPHYIARSPYPDAALTVLEAITAATGLVLPGIAHALRTEAHRTQTEIDRQIREGDEELTALVQGLEHQYDAAAGAETRGNMLAEPVEIPSADEIGREFEKFLAEREGDG, from the coding sequence GTGCTTGATCCGCAGGGTTTGTACGCATGGGAGCCGAAGGGCCTGGCCGTGGTGGACATGGCACTCGCCCAGGAGTCGGCCGGCCTTGTCATGCTCTACCACTTCGACGGATACATCGACGCGGGCGAGACCGGCGACCAGATCGTCGACCGGCTGCTCGACTCGCTGCCCCACCAGGTCGTGGCCCGTTTCGACCACGACCGGCTCGTGGACTACCGGGCCCGCCGTCCGCTGCTGACCTTCAAGCGCGACCGCTGGACCGATTACGAGGATCCCGCCCTGGAGGTGCGGATCGTCCAGGACGCCACCGGAGCGCCCTTCCTGCTGCTGTCGGGCCCCGAGCCGGACGTCGAGTGGGAGCGCTTCGCCGCGGCCGTCCGGCAGATCGTGGAGCGGCTCGGCGTCCGCCTGTCCGTGAACTTCCACGGCATTCCCATGGGCGTCCCCCACACCCGCCCCGTCGGCCTCACCCCGCACGGCAACCGGACCGACCTCGTCCCGGGCCACCGCAGCCCCTTCGAGGAGGCGCAGGTCCCCGGCAGCGCCGAGTCGCTCGTCGAGTACCGGCTGATGCAGGCCGGGCACGACGTCCTGGGCGTCGCCGCGCACGTGCCGCACTACATCGCCCGCTCCCCGTACCCGGACGCTGCGCTGACCGTGCTGGAGGCCATCACGGCCGCGACCGGCCTGGTGCTGCCCGGGATCGCGCACGCGCTGCGCACGGAGGCCCACCGCACGCAGACCGAGATCGACCGGCAGATCCGCGAGGGCGACGAGGAGCTCACCGCGCTCGTCCAGGGCCTTGAGCACCAGTACGACGCGGCGGCGGGCGCCGAGACGCGCGGCAACATGCTGGCCGAGCCGGTCGAGATCCCGTCGGCCGACGAGATCGGGCGGGAATTCGAGAAGTTCCTGGCCGAGCGGGAAGGCGACGGCTGA
- the rpsA gene encoding 30S ribosomal protein S1 encodes MTSSTETTATTPQVAVNDIGNEEAFLAAIDETIKYFNDGDIVDGVIVKVDRDEVLLDIGYKTEGVIPSRELSIKHDVDPNEVVAVGDEIEALVLQKEDKEGRLILSKKRAQYERAWGTIEKIKEEDGIVTGTVIEVVKGGLILDIGLRGFLPASLVEMRRVRDLQPYVGKELEAKIIELDKNRNNVVLSRRAWLEQTQSEVRQTFLTTLQKGQVRSGVVSSIVNFGAFVDLGGVDGLVHVSELSWKHIDHPSEVVEVGQEVTVEVLDVDMDRERVSLSLKATQEDPWQQFARTHQIGQVVPGKVTKLVPFGAFVRVDEGIEGLVHISELAERHVEIPEQVVQVNDEIFVKVIDIDLERRRISLSLKQANEAFGADPSVVEFDPTLYGMAASYDDQGNYIYPEGFDPETNDWLPGYEKQREEWERQYAEAQARFEQHQAQVIKSREADAQAAAEGGEAAAPAASGGSYSSEGGDSSGALASDEALAALREKLAGGQS; translated from the coding sequence ATGACGAGCAGCACCGAGACCACCGCCACCACCCCCCAGGTTGCGGTCAACGACATCGGTAACGAGGAAGCGTTCCTCGCCGCGATCGACGAGACGATCAAGTACTTCAACGACGGCGACATCGTCGACGGCGTCATCGTGAAGGTCGACCGGGACGAGGTCCTGCTCGACATCGGCTACAAGACTGAGGGTGTCATCCCCAGCCGCGAGCTCTCGATCAAGCATGACGTCGACCCGAACGAGGTTGTCGCCGTCGGCGACGAGATCGAGGCCCTGGTCCTCCAGAAGGAGGACAAGGAAGGCCGCCTGATCCTCTCGAAGAAGCGCGCCCAGTACGAGCGTGCCTGGGGCACCATCGAGAAGATCAAGGAAGAGGACGGCATCGTCACCGGTACCGTCATCGAGGTCGTCAAGGGTGGTCTCATCCTCGACATCGGCCTCCGCGGCTTCCTTCCGGCCTCCCTGGTCGAGATGCGTCGGGTCCGCGACCTCCAGCCGTACGTCGGCAAGGAGCTCGAGGCGAAGATCATCGAGCTGGACAAGAACCGCAACAACGTGGTCCTGTCCCGCCGTGCCTGGCTCGAGCAGACCCAGTCCGAGGTCCGCCAGACCTTCCTCACGACCCTCCAGAAGGGCCAGGTCCGTTCGGGCGTCGTGTCCTCGATCGTCAACTTCGGTGCCTTCGTGGACCTGGGTGGCGTCGACGGCCTGGTTCACGTCTCCGAGCTCTCCTGGAAGCACATCGACCACCCGTCCGAGGTTGTCGAGGTCGGCCAGGAAGTCACCGTCGAGGTCCTCGACGTCGACATGGACCGCGAGCGTGTCTCCCTGTCGCTGAAGGCGACCCAGGAAGACCCGTGGCAGCAGTTCGCCCGCACCCACCAGATCGGCCAGGTCGTGCCCGGCAAGGTCACGAAGCTGGTTCCGTTCGGTGCGTTCGTCCGCGTGGACGAGGGCATCGAGGGTCTGGTCCACATCTCCGAGCTGGCCGAGCGCCACGTGGAGATCCCGGAGCAGGTCGTCCAGGTCAACGACGAGATCTTCGTCAAGGTCATCGACATCGACCTCGAGCGCCGTCGCATCAGCCTCTCGCTGAAGCAGGCCAACGAGGCGTTCGGCGCCGACCCGTCGGTCGTCGAGTTCGACCCGACCCTGTACGGCATGGCCGCGTCCTACGACGACCAGGGCAACTACATCTACCCCGAGGGCTTCGACCCGGAGACCAACGACTGGCTGCCGGGCTACGAGAAGCAGCGCGAGGAGTGGGAGCGCCAGTACGCCGAGGCGCAGGCCCGCTTCGAGCAGCACCAGGCGCAGGTCATCAAGTCCCGCGAGGCGGACGCCCAGGCCGCTGCCGAGGGTGGCGAGGCCGCCGCTCCGGCCGCGTCCGGCGGTTCGTACTCCTCCGAGGGCGGCGACAGCTCCGGCGCGCTGGCCTCGGACGAGGCGCTGGCCGCGCTGCGCGAGAAGCTGGCCGGCGGCCAGAGCTGA
- a CDS encoding class I SAM-dependent methyltransferase, with protein sequence MSTKEPIIQEPDAAEPEATRREAGAAESARANRGWWDRNADEYQVEHGTFLGDDRFVWGPEGLDEAEAGLLGPPGELKGRDVLEIGAGAAQCARWLAGQGARPVALDISHRQLQHALRIGGTFPLVCADAAALPFADGSFDLACSAYGALPFVADPRLVLREVRRVLRPGGRLVFSVTHPIRWAFPDEPGPEGLSVSSSYFDRTPYVEQDEEGRAVYVEHHRTLGDRVRDVVASGFRLVDLVEPEWPAWNTSEWGGWSPLRGRLVPGTAIFVCERD encoded by the coding sequence ATTAGTACGAAGGAGCCGATCATCCAAGAGCCCGACGCAGCCGAGCCGGAGGCCACCCGCCGGGAGGCCGGTGCCGCGGAGAGCGCCCGCGCCAACCGGGGCTGGTGGGACCGCAACGCGGACGAGTACCAGGTCGAGCACGGCACCTTCCTCGGCGACGACCGCTTCGTGTGGGGCCCCGAGGGCCTGGACGAGGCGGAAGCCGGGCTGCTCGGCCCGCCCGGGGAGCTGAAGGGCCGGGACGTCCTGGAGATCGGCGCCGGCGCCGCCCAGTGCGCGCGCTGGCTGGCCGGCCAGGGCGCCCGCCCGGTCGCCCTGGACATCTCGCACCGGCAGCTCCAGCACGCGCTGCGCATCGGGGGAACGTTCCCTCTGGTGTGCGCCGACGCGGCGGCGCTGCCCTTCGCGGACGGCTCCTTCGACCTGGCCTGCTCGGCGTACGGGGCGCTGCCGTTCGTCGCCGATCCCCGGCTGGTGCTGCGGGAGGTGCGCCGGGTGCTGCGCCCGGGCGGGCGCCTGGTCTTCTCCGTGACCCACCCGATCCGCTGGGCCTTCCCCGACGAGCCCGGGCCCGAGGGCCTGTCCGTCTCCTCCTCCTACTTCGACCGCACGCCCTACGTAGAGCAGGACGAGGAGGGGCGCGCGGTGTACGTCGAGCACCACCGGACCCTCGGGGACCGGGTCCGGGACGTGGTGGCGTCCGGTTTCCGCCTGGTGGACCTGGTGGAGCCGGAGTGGCCGGCCTGGAACACCTCCGAATGGGGCGGCTGGTCGCCGCTGCGCGGCCGTCTCGTCCCGGGGACGGCGATCTTCGTGTGCGAGCGGGACTGA